A portion of the Sphingorhabdus pulchriflava genome contains these proteins:
- a CDS encoding cytochrome P450 translates to MALASSEAANPHWTPRATPQSLDHIPGENGLPFIGNTFRILRDPPAFINYMIGKYGKVYRSSAFGAVNLSLIGAEANELMLFDRDKLFSSEQGWGPVLNLLFPRGLMLMDFDHHRMDRRALGIAFKPEPMRGYVADMNRIFAEQLPKWRGDMLFYPAIKQLTLDVAADAFLGVPLGPEADRINKAFVDMVAASISPVRRPLPFTQMGRGVAGRNYLISYFGPQIEERRRNPNRQDMFSQFCRATRDDGQYMTDGEIIDHMNFLMMAAHDTITSSVTSMIWLLAKHPEWQEKVRAECLSIAPAGSAISPDQLDSFELTEYAFKESLRMIPPVPSIPRRALKDFEFMGYKIPKGTTVSINPTVTHMMPEYWENPEVFDPMRFTPENSKGRHKYAWVPFGGGAHMCLGLHFAYMQMKLFMHHLLTQVRVEVADGYDPAWQAWPIPKPKDGLRVRMVLL, encoded by the coding sequence CTGCGCGATCCGCCTGCCTTCATCAATTACATGATCGGCAAATATGGCAAGGTGTATCGGTCCAGTGCATTCGGTGCGGTCAACCTATCGTTGATCGGGGCAGAGGCGAATGAGCTGATGCTATTCGACCGGGACAAGCTGTTTTCATCCGAGCAAGGCTGGGGACCGGTCTTGAACCTTTTATTTCCGCGTGGGCTGATGCTGATGGATTTCGACCATCATCGCATGGACCGGCGTGCTTTGGGCATCGCGTTCAAGCCGGAGCCGATGCGCGGTTATGTCGCCGACATGAACCGCATCTTTGCCGAGCAATTGCCGAAATGGCGCGGGGATATGCTCTTTTATCCCGCTATCAAGCAACTGACACTCGATGTTGCTGCCGACGCCTTCCTTGGCGTGCCATTGGGGCCAGAGGCTGACCGTATCAACAAGGCCTTTGTCGACATGGTCGCGGCATCGATTTCGCCGGTTCGCCGCCCGCTGCCCTTCACGCAAATGGGACGCGGCGTTGCTGGCCGCAATTATCTGATCAGCTATTTCGGTCCGCAGATTGAAGAACGCCGTCGCAACCCCAACCGGCAGGATATGTTCAGCCAGTTCTGTCGCGCCACCCGCGACGATGGGCAATATATGACCGACGGTGAAATCATCGACCATATGAACTTCCTGATGATGGCGGCGCATGACACGATCACTTCGTCGGTGACGTCGATGATCTGGCTACTGGCGAAGCATCCCGAGTGGCAGGAAAAGGTGCGTGCCGAATGCCTGTCCATCGCTCCTGCCGGCAGCGCGATTTCGCCCGATCAGCTCGATTCGTTTGAACTGACCGAATATGCGTTCAAGGAATCGCTGCGGATGATCCCGCCAGTGCCCTCGATCCCGCGCCGGGCGCTCAAGGATTTCGAGTTTATGGGCTATAAGATCCCGAAAGGCACGACCGTCAGCATCAACCCCACTGTCACCCACATGATGCCCGAATATTGGGAAAATCCGGAAGTCTTTGATCCGATGCGTTTCACGCCCGAAAATTCAAAGGGGCGGCACAAATATGCCTGGGTTCCCTTTGGTGGTGGCGCGCATATGTGCCTCGGTCTGCACTTTGCCTATATGCAGATGAAGCTGTTCATGCATCATTTGCTAACCCAGGTGCGGGTCGAAGTGGCCGATGGCTATGATCCGGCTTGGCAGGCCTGGCCGATCCCGAAGCCCAAGGACGGGCTCCGGGTGCGGATGGTACTGCTTTAA
- a CDS encoding DUF885 domain-containing protein, with translation MRVTRTALSVFAIAVASLGVSAPSVAQTTPATQAAETNQNAAIMAFFDEVDAEQLSRSPLGKSYRGIKDSDYGRWDDGSEAAETRDIEADRSALKEMRARFDPAKLSLENQLSFRLFEKRAARSEAAYKYRDYGYVFDQMNGAQSQIPAFLINIHRIDSKSDARAYINRLYGIGPALNEAIGQARSRAAEGIMPPKWVYPYVISDARNVITGAPFGDGPDAPLFADFKGKVTKLTISQTEKDLLIADAAQALKTSVKPTYEALITEMTAQEKVAGTDDGIWRFKDGAGYYAQLLANYTTTDMTPDQIHELGLAQVARIHKEMQVVQKKMGVKGDLKAFFNYMRTEPKFYAPDGEEGRALYLAETQKAYDAIKPLLPKWFGVLPQAPLVVKPVEAFREKSAGKAFYQRPSPDGSRPGTYYANLYKMSDMPLTEVEALFYHEGVPGHHLQLAIQTELKDVPAFRKFGGVTAYSEGWGLYSEKLAKDMGLYTDPARDFGRLQLELHRAIRLVVDSGLHHKRWTREQAIKYVEDNSADAPGGIVKAIERYIIYPGQATAYMVGRLKISELRDKAQKALGKKFDVSGFHDTVLKSGPVPLDVLEEQVDAWIASQKKA, from the coding sequence ATGCGCGTCACCAGAACTGCCCTTTCCGTCTTCGCCATTGCAGTCGCCAGCTTGGGCGTCAGTGCGCCTTCTGTCGCGCAAACAACACCTGCCACACAAGCAGCCGAAACCAACCAGAATGCCGCCATCATGGCTTTCTTCGATGAAGTGGATGCAGAGCAACTCTCGCGATCGCCCTTGGGCAAATCCTATCGTGGTATCAAAGACAGCGATTATGGCCGTTGGGATGATGGCTCCGAGGCAGCCGAGACGCGCGATATCGAGGCTGACCGCTCAGCACTCAAGGAAATGCGCGCCCGCTTTGACCCGGCCAAGCTTTCTCTGGAAAACCAGCTGTCCTTCCGCCTGTTTGAAAAGCGCGCCGCCCGCAGCGAAGCCGCCTACAAATATAGAGATTATGGCTATGTCTTTGACCAGATGAACGGCGCGCAGAGCCAGATCCCCGCGTTTCTGATTAACATCCACCGCATCGACAGCAAATCGGATGCGCGCGCCTATATCAATCGCCTCTATGGCATCGGCCCCGCCCTGAACGAGGCCATTGGCCAAGCCAGGTCACGCGCTGCCGAGGGCATCATGCCGCCCAAATGGGTCTATCCCTATGTCATCAGCGACGCGCGCAATGTGATTACCGGCGCACCTTTTGGGGATGGCCCCGATGCGCCGCTGTTCGCCGATTTCAAAGGCAAGGTTACCAAGCTAACGATCAGCCAAACCGAAAAGGACCTGCTGATCGCCGATGCTGCGCAGGCGCTGAAAACGTCAGTGAAGCCGACCTATGAAGCGCTGATCACCGAAATGACCGCGCAGGAGAAGGTCGCTGGAACCGACGACGGTATCTGGCGGTTCAAGGATGGCGCTGGCTATTATGCACAACTGCTCGCCAACTACACCACGACCGACATGACGCCGGACCAGATCCACGAGCTGGGCCTCGCGCAGGTCGCACGCATTCATAAGGAAATGCAGGTCGTGCAAAAGAAGATGGGCGTGAAGGGCGACCTTAAGGCCTTCTTCAACTATATGCGCACCGAACCCAAATTTTACGCGCCCGACGGCGAAGAAGGCCGCGCGCTCTATCTGGCCGAAACGCAAAAGGCTTATGACGCGATCAAGCCCTTGCTGCCCAAATGGTTCGGTGTGCTGCCGCAGGCCCCTTTGGTGGTCAAACCGGTCGAAGCTTTCCGCGAAAAATCGGCTGGCAAGGCATTCTACCAGCGCCCCTCCCCCGACGGTTCGCGCCCCGGCACCTATTATGCGAACCTGTATAAAATGTCCGACATGCCGCTGACCGAGGTTGAAGCACTTTTCTACCATGAAGGCGTTCCCGGACACCATTTGCAACTGGCAATCCAGACTGAACTCAAAGACGTTCCGGCCTTCCGGAAATTTGGCGGTGTCACAGCTTATTCCGAAGGCTGGGGTCTGTATTCGGAGAAGCTTGCCAAGGATATGGGGCTCTACACCGATCCGGCGCGCGATTTCGGACGGTTGCAGCTCGAACTGCACCGCGCCATCCGCCTCGTCGTCGATTCAGGACTGCACCACAAGCGCTGGACCCGTGAACAGGCAATCAAATATGTCGAGGATAATTCGGCTGACGCACCGGGCGGGATTGTGAAGGCGATCGAGCGCTACATCATCTATCCGGGTCAGGCGACCGCATACATGGTCGGCCGCCTGAAGATCAGCGAACTGCGCGACAAGGCGCAAAAGGCACTGGGCAAGAAATTCGATGTGAGTGGTTTCCACGACACCGTGCTTAAGTCGGGCCCGGTGCCGCTCGATGTTCTTGAAGAGCAGGTCGACGCTTGGATCGCTTCGCAGAAGAAAGCTTAA
- the ppc gene encoding phosphoenolpyruvate carboxylase — MNRTAPQPIQQNPDIRFLGKMLGDVIRAYGGEKLFRQTEYIRAASVDRHRGVEGAVDTGLEALSLDDTIAFVRGFMLFSLLANLAEDRQSNLQEGGATLAEAVERLQGEGISPTQVGELLGQSLIVPVLTAHPTEVRRKSMIDHKNRIAALMRLRDAGHDVTESGDRIENAIYRQIALLWQTRPLRREKLVVADEIENARAYMEDVFLVALPKLYARWERDLGMRPPSFLRLGSWIGGDRDGNPFVNAQTLDTALSRGAATVLGHYLECVHHLGAEISISSELAHVPQAVIDLAEISGDLASSRADEPYRRALSGVYARLAATYTQIVGEAPPRPSRLEGEPYSSPDSFRRDLVAIASALASEGKGALSSGGALGRLIRSIETFGFHLATLDLRQNSDVHERVVAELLREAGVEPAYLELDEAARIALLTKELAHNRPLCGAATALGAEANSELAILHAAAHAHETFGRGAITTYIISKTTSLSDLLEVYVLLKEAGLYRIDPDGKAEAPIMVVPLFETIGDLEAAPAIMTAFFELPAMKSLAKARGHQEVMIGYSDSNKDGGYLTSTWGLNQASLALAPVFAAAGVTMQLFHGRGGAVGRGGGSAFGAIQAQPRGTVNGRIRITEQGEVIAAKYGTVDNAVANLETIASATLLASLEPDPVANADAARFSAAMDQLSVSAFAAYRGLVYETDGFTTFFRQMTPISEIATLKIGSRPSSRTKSDRIEDLRAIPWVFSWAQARVMLPGWYGAGQALADFEDKGLLKAMAQCWPFFQTILANMEMVLAKSDMEIASHYATLVQDKALSERLFGDIRAGWNTAHDSLLDATAQSALLEASPSLNNSIRLRMPYIEPLNHLQIELMKRHRAGEDDPRIAEGIQLTINAVATALRNSG; from the coding sequence ATGAACCGAACCGCTCCGCAGCCTATCCAGCAAAATCCGGACATCCGGTTTCTCGGCAAAATGCTGGGCGATGTCATTCGCGCTTATGGCGGGGAGAAACTGTTCCGCCAGACCGAGTATATCCGCGCTGCGAGCGTGGATCGGCATCGCGGGGTTGAAGGCGCTGTCGACACCGGGCTGGAGGCGCTCAGCCTTGATGACACAATCGCCTTCGTCCGCGGCTTCATGCTCTTCTCACTGCTCGCCAATCTGGCCGAGGACCGGCAGTCGAACTTGCAGGAAGGCGGGGCAACACTGGCGGAAGCAGTCGAGCGGCTGCAGGGCGAAGGCATAAGCCCCACACAGGTTGGCGAACTGCTCGGGCAAAGCCTGATTGTCCCCGTGCTGACCGCGCACCCCACCGAAGTCCGCCGAAAGAGCATGATCGACCATAAGAACCGGATCGCCGCATTGATGCGGCTACGCGATGCGGGGCACGACGTGACCGAATCGGGCGACCGGATCGAGAATGCAATATACCGCCAGATTGCCCTCCTCTGGCAAACCCGACCGCTGCGTCGCGAGAAGCTGGTTGTCGCCGACGAGATCGAAAACGCTCGCGCCTACATGGAAGATGTTTTCCTCGTCGCGCTACCCAAGCTCTATGCGCGCTGGGAGCGCGATCTGGGCATGCGCCCGCCCTCTTTCCTGCGCCTAGGCAGCTGGATAGGCGGAGACCGCGATGGGAACCCGTTCGTCAACGCCCAGACGCTCGACACCGCCTTGTCGCGCGGAGCCGCAACCGTTTTGGGTCATTATCTCGAATGCGTCCACCATCTGGGGGCTGAAATCTCGATCTCATCGGAATTGGCGCATGTCCCGCAAGCCGTAATCGATCTGGCAGAGATAAGCGGCGATCTGGCCTCCAGTCGCGCTGACGAACCTTATCGCCGTGCCCTTTCAGGCGTCTATGCGCGCTTGGCTGCAACCTACACCCAGATAGTCGGTGAAGCGCCGCCACGGCCTTCACGGTTGGAAGGCGAGCCCTATTCGTCCCCGGACAGCTTCCGCCGTGACCTTGTCGCCATTGCTTCAGCGCTGGCCTCCGAAGGCAAGGGCGCACTTTCCAGTGGCGGCGCATTGGGACGGCTGATCCGTTCCATCGAGACTTTCGGCTTCCACCTCGCCACGCTGGATCTGCGCCAGAACAGTGATGTCCATGAACGGGTGGTGGCCGAACTGCTGCGCGAGGCAGGGGTTGAGCCAGCCTATCTCGAACTCGACGAAGCAGCGCGCATTGCCTTGCTTACCAAGGAACTTGCACATAATCGCCCGCTTTGCGGAGCTGCCACCGCGTTGGGAGCGGAAGCCAATAGCGAACTCGCCATCTTGCACGCAGCGGCGCATGCGCACGAGACCTTCGGACGCGGAGCCATAACCACCTATATCATCAGCAAAACGACCAGCCTTTCCGATCTGCTCGAAGTCTATGTGCTGCTGAAAGAAGCAGGCCTCTATCGCATCGACCCCGATGGCAAGGCCGAGGCACCAATCATGGTGGTGCCGCTGTTCGAAACGATTGGCGACCTTGAAGCTGCTCCTGCCATCATGACGGCCTTTTTCGAACTACCCGCGATGAAATCGCTGGCGAAGGCACGCGGGCATCAGGAAGTGATGATAGGCTATTCGGATTCGAACAAGGACGGCGGATATCTGACCTCGACCTGGGGCCTCAATCAGGCCTCGCTGGCATTGGCACCCGTCTTTGCGGCGGCAGGCGTCACCATGCAGCTCTTCCATGGCCGCGGGGGCGCAGTCGGGCGCGGGGGTGGTTCTGCCTTTGGTGCGATCCAGGCGCAGCCGCGCGGTACTGTCAACGGGCGCATCCGGATCACCGAACAGGGCGAAGTCATCGCTGCCAAATATGGCACGGTCGACAATGCCGTCGCCAATCTGGAAACCATCGCCTCCGCCACGCTGCTCGCCTCGCTAGAGCCCGATCCGGTAGCAAACGCGGATGCCGCACGTTTCTCGGCTGCGATGGATCAGCTGTCGGTCAGCGCCTTCGCCGCCTATCGCGGGCTGGTATATGAGACGGACGGGTTCACCACATTTTTCCGCCAGATGACGCCGATTTCCGAAATCGCGACTCTGAAGATCGGATCGCGCCCGTCGAGCCGCACCAAGAGCGACCGGATCGAAGACCTGCGCGCCATTCCCTGGGTGTTCAGCTGGGCACAGGCGCGAGTGATGCTGCCGGGCTGGTATGGCGCGGGGCAGGCGCTGGCGGACTTCGAAGATAAGGGTCTGCTCAAGGCAATGGCGCAGTGCTGGCCCTTTTTTCAGACCATCCTCGCAAATATGGAAATGGTGCTCGCCAAATCTGACATGGAAATCGCCTCGCATTATGCCACGCTGGTCCAAGACAAAGCGCTTTCCGAGCGACTTTTTGGTGACATTCGCGCTGGATGGAATACCGCTCATGACAGCCTGCTTGATGCGACCGCGCAATCGGCACTGTTAGAAGCCAGCCCATCGCTCAACAACTCGATCAGGCTGCGTATGCCCTATATCGAGCCGCTCAATCACTTGCAGATCGAATTGATGAAGCGGCATCGTGCTGGCGAAGACGACCCCCGCATTGCAGAGGGCATTCAGCTGACAATCAACGCAGTGGCGACCGCGCTCCGGAACAGCGGCTAA
- the rplU gene encoding 50S ribosomal protein L21 produces the protein MFAIVRTGGKQYRVAAGDKIAVEKLPGNAGDTVSLDDVLLAGDGGEVKDAKGLVVSAEIIAQERGEKVIVFKKRRRHNYRRKQGHRQSLTLLRITAVGGAAPKKAAAPKAEKVEAAADAAPAKKAAPKKAAAKKAE, from the coding sequence ATGTTCGCTATCGTGCGCACAGGCGGCAAGCAGTATCGCGTCGCCGCCGGAGACAAGATCGCAGTTGAAAAGCTGCCTGGAAACGCTGGTGACACGGTGTCGCTGGACGATGTGTTGCTCGCGGGCGACGGTGGCGAAGTCAAGGACGCCAAGGGTCTGGTCGTTTCGGCCGAGATCATTGCGCAGGAGCGTGGCGAAAAGGTCATCGTCTTCAAGAAGCGCCGTCGGCACAATTATCGCCGTAAGCAGGGCCATCGCCAGTCGCTGACGCTGCTGCGTATCACTGCCGTTGGTGGCGCCGCGCCGAAAAAGGCTGCAGCCCCCAAGGCTGAAAAAGTTGAAGCTGCGGCTGATGCCGCTCCCGCCAAAAAGGCCGCGCCGAAAAAGGCCGCTGCCAAAAAAGCTGAATAA
- the rpmA gene encoding 50S ribosomal protein L27 codes for MAHKKAGGSSRNGRDSAGRRLGVKKFGGQEVIGGNIIVRQRGTKVYPGAGVGMGKDHTLFALVEGRVRFHAGKLGRKYVSVDTMAMAAE; via the coding sequence ATGGCACATAAAAAAGCAGGTGGTTCCAGCCGTAACGGTCGCGACTCAGCAGGTCGTCGCCTTGGTGTGAAGAAGTTCGGCGGTCAGGAAGTGATCGGCGGCAACATTATCGTGCGTCAGCGCGGGACCAAAGTGTACCCGGGCGCTGGCGTTGGCATGGGCAAGGACCACACCCTTTTCGCACTCGTCGAAGGTCGCGTCCGATTCCATGCCGGCAAACTCGGCCGCAAATATGTGTCGGTGGACACTATGGCGATGGCAGCCGAATAA
- a CDS encoding GNAT family N-acetyltransferase: MFARTERLLLRPSWPEDAGPLYRAIADEGIVRNLAKAPWPYSFEDALRFVGGEQAELFPNFILYLRTEGAPVIVGACGLSARDDATEMGYWIARSHWGRGYASEAGRAVVEIAKTVGHKKLVASHFIDNPASGAVLRKLGFRQTGRREERFSAGRGYAATTVLYEQDLTGGDGDISDTASMWRIRPTMGEALRAA; this comes from the coding sequence ATGTTCGCGAGAACCGAAAGACTGTTGTTGAGACCCAGCTGGCCCGAAGATGCGGGCCCGCTCTATCGTGCGATCGCCGATGAAGGCATCGTCCGCAACCTTGCTAAGGCGCCGTGGCCCTATTCGTTCGAGGATGCGCTGCGCTTTGTTGGCGGTGAACAGGCAGAATTGTTCCCGAACTTCATCCTCTATCTGCGTACTGAGGGTGCTCCGGTCATCGTCGGTGCCTGCGGGCTTAGCGCGCGTGACGACGCAACCGAGATGGGCTATTGGATTGCTCGCAGCCATTGGGGACGCGGCTATGCCAGCGAAGCCGGGCGTGCGGTCGTCGAAATTGCCAAGACGGTGGGTCACAAAAAGCTGGTTGCATCACATTTCATCGATAATCCCGCCTCGGGTGCAGTTCTGCGCAAGCTGGGCTTCCGGCAAACCGGTCGGCGTGAGGAGCGTTTCAGCGCGGGTCGGGGCTATGCAGCAACCACGGTGCTGTACGAGCAGGATCTGACGGGCGGTGACGGTGACATTTCCGACACCGCGTCGATGTGGCGAATTCGACCCACTATGGGTGAAGCATTGCGCGCCGCCTAG
- a CDS encoding metal-dependent hydrolase gives MRQFRGKPAQQAARHWVRGDMFATAFLNALSVVFPRGEAFMIEALRPWKDRADGQLAQDIATFITQEAAHSREHVGFNKAIIDAGYDIEALDRAIKQFVSFFSGCGEVTKLGATMCIEHLTAIVAAEILKNREHLEGTDLELRKLWLWHAVEEVEHKAVAFDVWMFATREWSGARRWLTRGALLLAVSLSFFVNRTRGQVELLQQDGLSKPKAWWQCIRHGFAKGAIGRNVMAPWAEFFRPGFHPNHIDDRELLVRGENMLAAIKLVTEGSAGDVVRTVPALSEKLAVNA, from the coding sequence GTGCGCCAGTTTCGCGGAAAACCGGCACAGCAAGCTGCACGGCACTGGGTGCGAGGCGACATGTTCGCCACCGCCTTCCTCAATGCCCTGTCCGTCGTCTTTCCGCGTGGCGAAGCCTTCATGATTGAAGCTTTGCGCCCCTGGAAAGACCGCGCCGATGGCCAACTGGCACAGGACATCGCAACCTTCATTACACAGGAAGCCGCGCACAGCCGCGAGCATGTCGGTTTCAACAAGGCGATCATCGACGCTGGCTATGACATCGAAGCGCTTGATCGGGCGATCAAGCAGTTCGTTTCCTTCTTCTCCGGCTGTGGTGAAGTCACCAAGCTGGGGGCGACGATGTGCATCGAGCATCTGACCGCGATTGTTGCTGCCGAAATCCTGAAGAATCGCGAACATCTGGAAGGCACCGACCTCGAACTGCGCAAGCTATGGCTTTGGCACGCGGTTGAAGAGGTCGAACACAAGGCAGTCGCCTTTGACGTCTGGATGTTCGCGACCCGCGAGTGGAGCGGCGCGCGGCGCTGGCTGACACGCGGCGCGCTGTTGCTCGCGGTATCGCTCAGCTTCTTTGTGAACCGCACGCGCGGGCAGGTCGAACTGCTGCAACAGGATGGCTTGTCCAAGCCAAAGGCTTGGTGGCAATGTATCCGTCACGGCTTTGCCAAGGGTGCGATTGGACGAAATGTCATGGCCCCATGGGCCGAATTTTTCCGCCCCGGTTTTCATCCCAACCATATTGATGACCGCGAGCTATTGGTGCGTGGAGAGAATATGCTCGCGGCTATCAAATTGGTAACCGAAGGGTCCGCAGGCGATGTCGTGCGTACCGTCCCGGCCCTTTCCGAAAAACTTGCCGTCAACGCCTAG
- a CDS encoding metal-dependent hydrolase → MPTPADLTITPRDRRFGRTEGHVQDRWWNNGNPFATAFFNALSTTFPKGEAFFIESVKAFREGASPKLAEEIRAFTMQEVMHTREHVAFNRRVVDSGYDVTFLDEQVDHVLELIKTRPAIVNLAATMALEHFTAILARELLENPKHLVGADLEAAALWRWHAVEEIEHKAVAYDTWLHATKGWSRFRRWKLKSLMMLVITTRFIPERIKGMLNLLEQDGITGWKAKRGILWYAFGNPGMFRKILGAWAAYFLPGFHPWNSDEKHLIARYEADNPVAV, encoded by the coding sequence GTGCCCACGCCTGCCGACCTGACCATTACCCCCCGCGATCGCCGCTTCGGGCGCACCGAAGGCCATGTGCAGGACCGCTGGTGGAACAATGGCAATCCGTTCGCCACCGCCTTTTTCAACGCGCTGTCGACTACCTTTCCTAAAGGCGAGGCCTTTTTCATCGAAAGCGTGAAAGCATTCCGCGAAGGTGCGTCCCCCAAATTGGCCGAGGAAATCCGCGCGTTCACGATGCAGGAAGTGATGCACACGCGCGAGCATGTCGCCTTCAACCGCCGTGTAGTCGATTCGGGCTATGATGTAACCTTCCTCGACGAACAGGTTGATCATGTGCTGGAACTAATCAAAACCCGCCCTGCTATCGTGAATCTGGCCGCGACCATGGCGCTGGAGCATTTCACCGCGATCCTCGCCCGCGAATTGCTGGAAAATCCTAAGCATCTGGTTGGCGCCGACCTTGAGGCCGCTGCCCTATGGCGCTGGCATGCGGTTGAGGAAATCGAGCATAAAGCCGTCGCTTATGACACCTGGCTGCACGCGACCAAGGGCTGGAGCCGTTTTCGCCGCTGGAAACTGAAATCGCTGATGATGCTGGTGATCACTACACGCTTCATCCCCGAGCGCATCAAAGGCATGCTCAATCTGCTCGAGCAGGATGGCATCACCGGCTGGAAAGCAAAGCGCGGCATTTTGTGGTATGCTTTCGGCAATCCGGGCATGTTCCGGAAAATTTTGGGTGCTTGGGCCGCTTATTTCCTGCCGGGCTTTCACCCCTGGAACAGCGATGAGAAGCACCTGATTGCGCGCTACGAGGCCGACAACCCCGTTGCAGTCTGA
- a CDS encoding TetR/AcrR family transcriptional regulator → MSIVKFPIKGEAVARKRLSPEASRLAALEAARDILVEAGPQAVTLKAVAARIGRTHANLLHHFGSASGLQRELAAYHAESICIDIGEQIHRFRGGDIGPRDLVDMIFDHFDKAGAGALAAWMLLSGNEDALNPVVEAIHRLVDEVGEGGHEDGNLHKLTMELVLLALGDSLLGGPLSMSLGLDRGAGRDIAAERLAQSFAAWQALQNQ, encoded by the coding sequence ATGTCAATAGTGAAATTCCCGATCAAGGGTGAAGCGGTCGCACGTAAACGCTTGTCACCAGAAGCTAGCCGTCTGGCGGCGCTTGAGGCGGCGCGCGACATTCTGGTAGAGGCAGGTCCGCAGGCGGTGACGCTGAAGGCAGTCGCTGCACGGATTGGGCGTACGCACGCCAATCTGCTCCACCATTTCGGTTCGGCATCGGGTTTGCAGCGCGAATTGGCGGCGTATCATGCGGAATCTATCTGCATCGATATTGGCGAACAGATCCACCGCTTCCGCGGCGGCGATATCGGCCCACGCGATCTGGTCGACATGATATTTGACCATTTCGACAAGGCGGGTGCCGGCGCGCTTGCGGCATGGATGCTGCTTAGCGGCAACGAAGATGCGCTCAATCCGGTCGTTGAGGCGATCCACCGGCTGGTTGATGAAGTGGGTGAGGGCGGCCATGAAGATGGCAATCTGCACAAGCTGACGATGGAACTGGTGCTGCTCGCGCTGGGGGATTCGCTTTTAGGCGGACCTTTGTCGATGTCGCTGGGGCTTGATCGGGGGGCCGGGCGCGACATAGCCGCCGAACGTCTGGCGCAGTCATTCGCCGCTTGGCAGGCGCTGCAGAATCAATAA